The genomic interval GGTCTTAAAATCGAAAGGAAAAAAAGCCTATCGTGTTAAGATTCCAACCTGATTATTCCCAATCCATAGTGGGAATTGACCTTGTCGTATATGAAATAGAGAATATGAATAAACCGATGTTAATAAGCTACCAAGATTGTTTTTATCAACttctatataaaaaattcaTGCAGCCTTGCTAACTTCAGAATCCCTTATACTAATTAATTCGTTGTTTACATTATTGATACATTGGTtaaaacaaaacagaaaaaaaatatataatttcttttaaaaatatactttaaatctaatttaactttatatatatactataaaatatcaCATCTACctctaaaaaaactaattatttttaattttttaatttaattattatttaacaaattttattgtattataCAACCATTCTTAATCTTTATGTATACAACCAAAGAATctgataataaaatatgaggAACTTTGTCCTACCTGCTATCGCTGGTATTATCTATACATGAAGCTTGTTTATATAATTTGGTATCCTAAGTGGTTGTTGGTTATAACcttccatttttgtttttcttaggTTAGATTTATCAATGGCAAGCTCAAGCTCTGTGGGTAACAGAAGGTACGTAGATGAAAGCAATGGTTGAAGATGTGAGTGTGAATATAATCCGTTTAGTTTTGTGCAGGTTGGAAGGAAAAGTTGCAGTGATAACAGGAGGAGCTAGTGGGATCGGGAAACGCACCGCAGAAGTGTTCGCCCAGCACGGAGCAAAAGTAGTGATCGCTGACATCCAAGACGAACTGGGGCATTCGGTGGCTGAGTCCATAGGGCCATCGACGTGTTGTTATGTCCACTGCGATGTCACCGATGAGGATCAGGTCAAAAATGCTATCCACAGAGCAGTGGAAACTTATGGCAAGCTCGACATCATGTTCAACAACGCCGGCATAGCTGATCCCAACAAGCATCGAATCATTGATAACGATAAAGCAGATTTTGAACGTGTACTCGCCGTCAATGTCACAGGTACaatcattatttatttcattaattacaatttatgttatttattatatctTATATTACACaagataatacatttttttaattattcattcaatttcttttaataCATCTAATTACAATTGATTTAGGTAATGGTTTTTAAACTCAATAAATTTAATCTAACttaattatacaataaaaatttcatataacttattattataagtaaatattaatattctaataaaatatttgaaataagttttttttatgatgagttaaatgtactattttttttgaatttttcgtTCTAATCATCCAATCCAATCATAATTGTTAAGTTactaaataaaatgaatttaatccAACCAATGAAgttgaaaaaaattgaattaatgaTTGATTAACTCAACCAAATTCAGACTAGGCGAAAAATTAAATCACCAATacttaaacaaattttaattaacattaatattttttattttaaaattttgtatagcaatacaaattaaaaaagagTGATTGGGTTAAGACATGATAGGATAATCCTTTagacaaaaatacaaaattatgatCATCATTCTACCGTTCTTATCTTTGTGTCTCTATTCTAAATAGACAATGAATGAATTAAGTAAATCAATATCCACAGAGTATTGTGGATCGACTCTTAGAAATCCAATATTATGGATCAATTTCTCGGAGATCCAATGTGAGAGATTGATCCCTATCAAATCgatctataaaaataaaaaaacacattagAAATCTTATCAGTTGAAAGATTTTAATTGATGAATACATCCTAATCcttaaaaaaaaaccaaaattaaataaaccAATCCCCTCCCCATAATGTTTTTCCCTGTAAAAGTATGGAGTTAATAGGAAaggtatatattttatttagactATTAGAGATAAACTTTTTAACATTATTATAAcccataaatatttttgaaccaGAAGAATAATTAAATGGAGTATATTTGACTATATTTACCATAAATTATAACGAACATGTGAGTCAACTATGTGAAACTTTGTTGGGTTAAGCTTTTGACAGTCATATTAATCTTATGCAGCAATGGTGCCAAAGtgtgtgtgtttatatattgttgtATCTGATATGTGGTTTGAAGGTGACAGGTGTTTTCCTTGGGATGAAGCATGCGGCACAGGCGATGATCCCAGGACGTAGTGGCAGCATTATCTCAACGGCGAGCATTAGCTCTTACGTTGGTGGTGCAGCCTCCCATGCATATTGTTGTGCTAAGCACGCGGTGGCTGGTCTAACTAAAAATGCAGCGGTTGAGCTTGGACAGTTCGGAATCAGGGTTAATTGTTTGTCACCTTACGCTCTTGCCACTCCCTTGGCCACCAACTTCGTCGGAGCTAATGATGAGCAGCTTGAGACTATCATGAACTCACTCGCTAATCTCAAGGGTGTCACCCTCAAAGCTGATGATGTGGCTAATGCAGCACTCTATTTTGCTAGTGATGATTCAAGGTACGTTAGTGGCCACAATTTGCTCATCGATGGAGGCTTCAGCATTGTTAATCCTTCCTTTCACATGTTTCAGTACTCCCAATCTTGATTTTCTATATTATGAAGAAGCAAGAGTAAGTAATAAGAGCTCATATATTCTCAGTTGCTCAATCATACACTCTGCTAAATAAATAGTTTGCTGCATTCTATGCACTTTAACACAACTCTGTTCTTCTGCAATTATCAACATTCCTGCTCTTGTATTCTCATCACATTGAATTCTATCTTAATTTTAGAAACTCAAGCAACCAAGTTCACTCCTATACATACAGAATTCACAACAGAGAGaataattaaaactttataattttttcttcaaCCAAGATCACGACCTTGATTATACCAATTCCATGTGCTCTTCTATATCACTTCTCTTTAAGAAGAACGACAGTTAATATAcaaccaaattttccaaatgaGTGGGAACATATCACCTACAACTGATTCTTTGTTTCTTCTATTATGTTCCTgtcttttttacttttcttaacaaaaaaatatgtaagCAATAATGTCAAACACGTGATTAGCTTTTGCAATTCTCATTCAGAAAACTTCCTTTCCAATTCCAAACCCAACACCAACTTCAAATTTTGCAAGGAGACCCATTTTTTCATTACTGTTTGAGGCAAAATTAATTACACATCCTAGGGAACATAGTATCACCAATTTAAGTATCAGTCTATACCCACTCCTTTTTCTGTAATTCTGATCAAATCCCTCACTTCCTTTATTTGAACTAAAAATTTTCAGACTTCAACCCCTGTTTCTCACAAAAGACTCCTTTTTTAAGCACCTAATCATATCTTGACATGAAAACGTTGTTCTGCAACCTATCATTCTCAACCCTGAACCTCCATCTTCGTTTACCTAATAAAGCATTGTTTCTCTTTAAATACAGTCTCGTGTTGGAGccttaaaaaaatgaaagaaagtaGATGAAAGGAGACGATAAAATTAATGGACTTTAAGAGAGCAGTTCTCCTTTGTCCTTGGTAATGTCTCTTTATCTTTCTCAACCTTGAATCAAAGTTGACAATTTCTTAGGCCAAGTCCCAACAAGAATGCAGAGGTAATCAAATGGCATACCCACACCacaaatttacaattttaaaaaatccacAGCCTTCTTCAACCATCTCACTTATCTGCATTACAACGgcattgaataaaataaatagtttcaTTTTAGAAATGGTGTTGGAAGCCATCAGATCACACGtccactaaaaaaataatattttattgtatataagtgaatgtAAATCTTATGCAAACTTCTAATGAGTCAATTTTATGagtcgattttataagattgagttaatcTCATGAGTCGATTTTATAGAATTGAGTTTTATAGGATTGAGTTGGACTTAAAgttcatttaataataaatactcaCAACGATTACCTTATGTGTCATGCTTTTCTTACCTAAATGACTACTTAACCAAAACATTCTTATATCACCGTCTccatttaattataattaagatCCAAAATTTCTTATCAACGAGTCAAAATCAACTTAGAACTCTCCAACATAATAGTACTCAAATTCAtaatcaaaatttcaaaagaaaacaTTTATTGTTGCACATTTTTCTCTTTGACTTGTTTTATACTCTTCAAAAAAGTCATTACACCGACAATTCATTCATAAAAGTGTTTGTTTCATTGTAGTTGAGAAGTTCTAAAGTGGACTATTATTTGATAATGCGAGTATTTTTTCCTGTAAATAATCTTTAtgacaaattttcaaaattgaaaaGGCCAAAACGATTAAAGTCAATTTTACTTGGGAATTTAGTCCCCTCCACGTTCTTCATTTCCAAGCAAATGTTGCCAAATTAGGTGACAAAATTCGCAATGAAAGGAACACAATTCACAATTCGTACTGCTCAagtgataaaaacaaaaataccgAATTCTTACAATATAAACTCAGAAAACTAAATAGGAGCAGGAAGAGCACTTGATCAATTGTTTTATGAACAGAAATTATTGTATATGCCAACATAGCTATTGTTTGTGCCTGTTTAACaagaattaatattttattttgataatatatAATGCCATCAAGAAaagacacacacacacaatttatacatattaaattgcattaattttagtaatattctGATATTCTTCTTAAAATAATACCCTGTTATTGATTTCGTTAAAAGAAAGTGTCCACCTTAATTACTGCAGGAGAAAACATTCTATAATGGTAACTGAATGTCGTATATTAATTATAGCACAATATttagttttgtttgatttaaatatttctttagtttttttagAACGAGTGAGTTTTGATTTTAGTacttagtaatttttttttattgattttgtaaGATAGTAATTAGATGTTAACACTACGTATTCCACAATCTATGGCACGATAATTGACACTATAGTTGGAAGCACGATAATTCGAGGGGATTCAACATTAAAAATTATgcacaaaattattaattactaattaGTTCACACTtcgttctatttttttttacactcattagtatataaatattaaactttATAATTATTCTTTAGTATTTTTGTCACTTTAATCTACTGGTAGATTAACCAAAGTTATAGTACGAATTTATAAAAAACATCTTCTCCTTTTCACTAGAAAATGCTTAGTTTTTCACCTCTATATTTCTCTTGTTTCATCAATTattgactaatttaaaatataaagtatcaaataatttatattataaataattagtaattaaaaaatttctaattaatattaaatattaatttaaaagataatttatataaaaaaatataattttttttaatttataaaataatatttaacttaattaatatcataactatttttttatttttaaaattagtttttattatattttttttataataatcatatattttcttttgtgAATTTTAAGTTCAAGATGTCGacattcaaattaattttaatataaaataataaatatagtgttattttaaaatatatggcTCATGAATTTCATTATTACGTTTCCCTGCACTATACATATTATCCTTAAATTGAATATATGATAAGATTGATTATATACCACACACGTTATATTTTCCTGTACTATATACATATTATCCCTACATTGAATATATGATAAGATTCATTATATACCACACTCGTTATATCTTAATTAGGTTTAAATGAAACATAAAAGAAACCTTgtattttataaagaaaaaaaaaatcttgaattAAAGAGGAAAGTAGAATATTTTTCTCTTCTTACTTTCTAATTAGAAAAGGAAAATGCATTATTACTTTCCTTATgattttcattaaattatatatctcttttgatattttcatttttgCTACCAACATGTGACATATTCTCATATCAAGTATTATTATAGCAGCTTCATCATATATATGTAAagaaaaactaataatttaaacaatcaaacacaacattttcattttataaaatatttcaactaATTACATATGAATTTTCCTTTTATTCAAGACTATACCGTAATCgtatttcaattatttaaattaatttgtcaCACTCGAAGTCTCCTATCTAATTGAATATGTGATTTATTAGATACACTAAAAATTTATCTTCATCTTCTTGCGTTAAGGTGGTTTGTTACGTCTATTCGCTAACAACTTGATACATATATATTCTTTAACTTCTCATAACTTAATGTTTTAATCTACGTGATCATTAATGAAGTTAGGATATCATATATGTATACCATATAATCACATATATAACATGCATCTTATGATCATCGTTATCGTCGTCATCGTCATCACACAAACACACATACACTCATAAAAACACAATCACAAACATGCATAAAGAGACAAATATGCACACACGATAAATACACATGTCATTTGAACGAACTCATCTCATTTGAACAACTTTACTTCCTCTAGCAAAGGAAGATTTTTTGCTTAAGCAATCTTACATAGAGCAACACCAAATCCAAATGAAAGAGAATTGATGTGACCTCGTTCTTCCTATAACATACTCTCA from Phaseolus vulgaris cultivar G19833 chromosome 1, P. vulgaris v2.0, whole genome shotgun sequence carries:
- the LOC137814609 gene encoding secoisolariciresinol dehydrogenase-like isoform X2; this encodes MASSSSVGNRRLEGKVAVITGGASGIGKRTAEVFAQHGAKVVIADIQDELGHSVAESIGPSTCCYVHCDVTDEDQVKNAIHRAVETYGKLDIMFNNAGIADPNKHRIIDNDKADFERVLAVNVTGVFLGMKHAAQAMIPGRSGSIISTASISSYVGGAASHAYCCAKHAVAGLTKNAAVELGQFGIRVNCLSPYALATPLATNFVGANDEQLETIMNSLANLKGVTLKADDVANAALYFASDDSRYVSGHNLLIDGGFSIVNPSFHMFQYSQS
- the LOC137814609 gene encoding secoisolariciresinol dehydrogenase-like isoform X1 — translated: MKAMVEDVSVNIIRLVLCRLEGKVAVITGGASGIGKRTAEVFAQHGAKVVIADIQDELGHSVAESIGPSTCCYVHCDVTDEDQVKNAIHRAVETYGKLDIMFNNAGIADPNKHRIIDNDKADFERVLAVNVTGVFLGMKHAAQAMIPGRSGSIISTASISSYVGGAASHAYCCAKHAVAGLTKNAAVELGQFGIRVNCLSPYALATPLATNFVGANDEQLETIMNSLANLKGVTLKADDVANAALYFASDDSRYVSGHNLLIDGGFSIVNPSFHMFQYSQS